A stretch of DNA from Streptomyces xanthii:
GACGAGGAGCGCGCCTCGTGGGAGGCGAAGGACCCGATCCTGCGCCTGCGCACGTACCTCGAAGCGCAGACCGACACGGACGAGGGCTTCTTCGCGGAACTCGACGCCGAGGCCGAGGCGTTGGGCAAGCGAGTGCGCGATGCGGTGCGGGCCATGCCGGACCCGGACCACATGGCGATCTTCGAGAACGTGTACGCGGACGGGCACGCGCTCGTCGACGAGGAGCGCGCGCAGTTCGCCGCCTACCAGGCGTCGTTCGCGGAGGAAGGTGCCTGATCATGGCGGTACAGAAGCTTCCGATCGCCAAGGCGATCAACGAGTCGCTGCGCACGGCGCTGGAGAGCGACCCCAAGGTCCTCGTCATGGGCGAGGACGTCGGCAAGCTCGGCGGTGTCTTCCGGGTCACCGACGGGCTGCAGAAGGACTTCGGTGAGGACCGGGTCATCGACACCCCGCTCGCGGAGTCCGGCATCGTCGGCACCGCGATCGGTCTCGCGCTGCGCGGCTACCGGCCCGTGGTGGAGATCCAGTTCGACGGCTTCGTCTTCCCCGCGTACGACCAGATCGTCACGCAGCTCGCCAAGATGCACGCCCGCGCGCTCGGCAAGGTCAAGGTGCCGGTCGTCGTGCGCATCCCGTACGGCGGCGGCATCGGCGCGGTCGAGCACCACAGCGAGTCGCCCGAGGCGCTGTTCGCGCACGTGGCCGGCCTGAAGGTCGTCACGCCGTCGAACTCGTCGGACGCGTACTGGATGCTCCAGCAGGCCATCCAGAGCGACGACCCGGTGATCTTCTTCGAGCCCAAGCGCCGCTACTGGGACAAGGGCGAGGTCGACACCGAGGCCGTCCCCGGCGACCTGCACAAGGCCGTCGTCGCGCGCGAGGGCACGGACGTGACGCTGGTCGCGTACGGGCCGATGGTGAAGGTCTGCCTGGAGGCCGCCGCGGCCGCCCAGGAGGAGGGCAAGTCGATCGAGGTCCTCGACCTGCGCTCGATCTCGCCGGTCGACTTCGACGCCGTGCAGCGGTCGGCGGAGAAGACGCGGCGGGTCGTCGTCGTGCACGAGGCCCCCGTCTTCCTCGGCTCCGGCGCGGAGATCGCCGCCCGGATCACCGAGCGCTGCTTCTACCACCTGGAGGCGCCCGTGCTGCGGGTCGGCGGGTACCACGCGCCGTATCCGCCGGCGCGCCTGGAGGAGGAGTACCTGCCGGGCCTGGACCGGGTGCTCGACGCCGTCGACCGCTCGCTTGCGTACTGAGGAGGGCTGAAGACATGGCACGTGAGTTCAAGATGCCCGACGTGGGCGAGGGCCTGACCGAGGCCGAGATCCTCAAGTGGTACGTCCAGCCCGGTGACACGGTCACCGACGGGCAGGTCGTGTGCGAGGTCGAGACGGCCAAGGCCGCCGTCGAGCTGCCGATCCCCTACGACGGGGTCGTGCGCGAGCTGATCTTCCCCGAGGGCACCACGGTCGACGTCGGCCAGGCGATCATCTCCGTGGACGTCGCGGGCGAGGAGCCCGCCGCCCCCGCGCCGGCCGCCGCCGAGCCGGTGGCCGCGGAGGAGCCCGAGGAGGCCCCGACCGGGCGCCAGCCCGTGCTCGTCGGCTACGGCGTCGCCGAGTCCTCGACCAAGCGCCGCGCCCGCAAGGGCGACACGGCCGCCCCGGCGGCCAACGGGACGGCGGCGCAGGTCGTCGTCGAGCAGCGTCCGCTGGCCAAGCCGCCGGTGCGCAAGCTCGCCAAGGACCTGGGCGTCGACCTGGCCACGGTGATCCCGTCGAACCCGGACGGGATCATCACCCGCGAGGACGTGCACGCCGCGGTCGAGCTGGCCGCACCCGCTGCCGCGCCCGAGGTCCCGGCCCAGGCGCCCGCGCCGGTCCCGGCCGCCCCGGCCTCGGCGGCGCCGGTCTCGTACGACACGGTCCGCGAGACCCGGATCCCCGTGAAGGGCGTCCGCAAGGCGACCGCCGCGGCGATGGTCGGTTCCGCGTTCACCGCGCCGCACGTCACGGAGTTCGTGACGGTCGACGTGACCCGCACGATGAAGCTCGTCGAGGAGCTCAAGGGCGACAAGGACATGCAGGGGCTGCGGGTCAACCCGCTGCTGCTCATCGCCAAGGCCCTGCTCGTCGCGATCAAGCGGAACCCCGCGGTCAACGCGTCGTGGGACGAGGCCGCCCAGGAGATCGTCCAGAAGCACTACGTGAACCTGGGCATCGCCGCGGCCACACCGCGCGGTCTGATCGTGCCGAACATCAAGGACGCGCACGCGATGGCCCTGCCGGAGCTGGCGGCGTCCCTCGGTGAGCTGGTGGCGACGGCCCGGGACGGCAAGACGTCCCCGGCGGCCATGCAGGGCGGCACGGTGACGATCACCAACGTGGGCGTGTTCGGCGTCGACACCGGTACGCCGATCCTGAACCCGGGCGAGTCGGCGATCCTCGCCGTCGGGGCGATCAAGCTCCAGCCCTGGGTCCACAAGGGCAAGGTGAAGCCGCGTCAGGTGACGACCCTGGCCCTCTCCTTCGACCACCGGCTGGTGGACGGGGAGCTGGGGTCCAAGGTGCTGGCGGACGTGGCGGCGATTCTGGAGCAGCCGAAGCGCCTCATCACCTGGGGTTAGTCCCTAGCGGCGAGGCCCCGCACCACAGGGTGCGGGGCCTCGCCGTGTGCGGGACCAGGGCCTAGCGCTTGAAGCCGTAGTCCATGAGCTTCTTCGCGTCGGACGTGCGGGCAGTGACCGACGTCGACTTCAGGACCGTGCCGATGACCGTCTTGCCGTTGCGGGTCGCGGCGAAGACCAGGCAGTAGCCGGCCTCCGGGCCCGAGCCCGTCTTGACGCCGATGGTGCCGGTGTACGAGCCGAGCAGGTTGTTCGTGTTCGTCCACGACATGTAGCGGTAGCCGCCGGACTTCGTCGTGACCTTCTGCTTCGTCGACTTGGTCTTCACGACGGAGCGGAACGTGGAGCTCTTCATCGCCGAGGAGGCGATCTTCGTCAGGTCGCGCGGCGTCGAGTAGTTCGAGCCCTGGCCGATCCCGTCGAACGAGTCGAAGTGCGTGTTCCTCAGGCCGAGGCTCGTCGCGGTCTTGTTCATCTTGCCGATGAAGGACTTCACGCGGGCCGCGCGCGTGGTGCCCGAGCCGAACTTGTCCGCGAGCGCGTAGGCGGCGTCGCAGCCCGAAGGCAGCATCAGCCCGTACAGGAGCTGGCGGACGGTCACCTTGTCGCCGACGATCAGGCGGGCGGACGAGGCGTTGTTCCTGACGATGTAGTCGCTGTACGCCTTCTGGATCGTGACCTTGGCGTCCAGGTTCAGGTTCGGCTGGGACAGCACCACCTTCGCGGTCATGATCTTGGTGGTCGAGCCGGTGGACCGGCGGGTGTCCGCGGCCTTGGTGAACAGGCTCGCGCCCGTCCCGTTGTTCATCACATAGCCGCCGGCCGCGGCGATGGTCGGTTTGGCCGGTGCGGTGGCGGCCTGTGCGGAGGTGGTCAGCGCTCCGCTCGTGAGCACGGTTCCGGCGACGAGAACAGCGATGCCCGAAGTGCGAATTTTCAAGATGGACGCTCCAAATGCCCCTAAAGCGCGGCCCATTGGGTGGATCGCGCACGTAAGAGACTTCTGGGACGCGTCCAGGGTTGTACGGCCCGGTACACGAGATCGGGTGATCCCCGTTCCGCATGGTGGACGTCCCCTGTGTTGCGTACGTGTTGTATCTATGATGTGCGCATGCCCGCGACCTCGACCCCTGCCCCGGCCTCGCCCCCGACCCCGACCGTCACCGAGAAGCGGCCCCCCGCCGCGGAGCGCGTGTACGACCACGTGAAGCGCGGCGTGCTCGAACGCCGCTACGAAGGCGGCACCCTGCTCACCGAGGGCGAACTCGCCGAGGCCGTCGGCGTCTCCCGCACGCCCGTGCGCGAGGCGCTGCTCAAGCTGGAGGTCGAGGGGCTGCTCAAGCTGTACCCGAAGAAGGGCGCGCTGGTCCTGCCGGTGTCCGCGCAGGAGATCGCGGACGTCGTCGAGACCCGGCTGCTCGTCGAGGAGCACGCGGTGCGCAAGGCCGTGCCCGCCCCGCCCCGGCTCCTCGAACGGCTCGCCGAGCTGCTGGAGAAGCAGCAGGCGCAGGCCGCCGCCGGACAGTTCGTGGACGCCGCCACCACCGACCGCTGCTTCCACGCCGAGATCGTGCGCAGCGCGGGCAACGAGATCCTGTCCCGCCTCTACGACCAGCTGCGCGACCGGCAGCTGCGGATGGGCGTCGCCGTCATGCACTCCCACCCCGACCGGATCGCCAAGACGCTGGCCGAGCACGGCGAGATCCTCGACGCGCTGCGCGCCGGGGACGAGGAGGCGGCCGTCGCCGTCGTCCGCCGGCACGTGGGCTGGTTCCAGAACCTGGCGCGGGGTGACGTGCGATGAGCTCCGCCTCCTCCCCGTCCGACTCCGCGCTGCGGCTGCCCGGCGATCCGCCCGGCGGCCGGCGCGCGGTCGCCGTGTGGTGCATCGGCGTCTCCGTCTACTTCGTCGCCGTCATCTTCCGCACCTCGCTGGGCGTCGCCGGACTCGACGCCGTCGAGCGCTTCGACATCAACGCCTCGGCGCTGTCCACGTTCTCGATCCTCCAGCTGCTCGTGTACGCGGGCATGCAGATACCCGTCGGCCTGATGGTCGACCGGCTCGGCACCAAGAAGGTGCTGACCATCGGCGTCGTCCTGTTCACCCTCGGCCAGCTCGGCTTCGCGTTCTCCTCCTCGTACGGGACGGCGCTCGTGTCGCGGGCGCTGCTCGGGTGCGGGGACGCCATGACGTTCATCAGCGTGCTGCGGCTCGGCACACGGTGGTTCCCGGCGCGGCGGGGGCCGCTCGTCGCGCAGCTCGCGGGCCTCGTCGGCATGGCCGGCAACCTCGTCTCCACGCTCGTCATCGCGCGACTGCTGCACGGCATCGGCTGGGAGGCCGCGTTCGCCGGATCCGCCGTCGCGGGCGTCGTCGTCCTCGTGCTGATGCTGCTCTTCCTCAAGGACCACCCCGAGGGATACGCGGCCCCGCCGCTGCCCGCCTCGCACAAGGGGGCCGCCTACGTGCGGGCGCAGATCTCGGCGGCCTGGCGCGAGCCCGGGACCCGGCTCGGACTCTGGGTCCACTTCACGACGCAGTTCCCGGCGATGGTGTTCCTGCTGCTGTGGGGGCTGCCGTTCCTCGTCGAGGCGCAGGGGCTCTCGCGCGGCACGGCGGGGGAGCTGCTGACCCTCGTGGTCCTCTCCAACATGACCGTCGGACTCGTCTACGGGCAGGTCGTCGCCCGCCACCACTCGGCGCGGCTGCCGCTGGCGCTCGGGACGGTCGCCGCGACGGCCGTGCTGTGGGCCCTGCCCGTCGTGTGGCCCGGGCAGGCGCCGATGTGGCTGCTCGTCGTGATGTGCGTGGTGCTCGGGGCCTGTGGACCCGCGTCGATGATCGGGTTCGACTTCGCGCGGCCGGCGAACCCGCCGGAGCGGCAGGGGACCGCGTCCGGGATCGTGAACATGGGGGGCTTCGTCGCCTCCATGACCACGCTGCTGGCGGTCGGCGTGCTGCTCGACGCGACCGGGGACGACTACCGGATCGCCTTCTCGGCGGTGTTCGTGCTCCAGGCGTTCGGGGTGGGGCAGATCCTGCGCCTGCGCAAGCGGGCCGCCCGCGCGGAGCGGGAACGGGTCGTCGCGTCCCGGGTGACCTCGGTGCACGTGCCTGCGTGACCTTCGCGGGACCGGGGGCGGATCCGATCCCGCCGCAATCCTGTTGACCGTCCCCGGCCCCGGGTGCTGGAGTGCCGCGCGTGGAAAGCATCCCCGCCAACCGGCGGCTCTGGAACCAGATCAGCGGCGACTATCAGGACAGGCACGACGCGCGGATCGGCGCCGCGCCCCGGCTGTGGGGCATGTACTCCGTCCCCGACGCGCACCTGAACGCCCTGGGTGACGTCACCGGCAAGCGGGTCCTCGAACTCGGCTGCGGCGCCGGGCAGTGGTCGAGGGCGCTCGCCGCCGAGGGCGCCCAGGTCGTCGGGATCGACCTTTCCGAGGCCCAACTCGACGCGGCCGCCTCGGCGATGGGCGCGGACCGCTATCCCCTGGTGCAGGGCGCCGCCGAACAGCTCCCCTTCGCAGACGACAGCTTCGACCTCGTGTTCTGCGACTTCGGCGGGCTGAGCTGGGCGCCCCCGCACCTGGCCGTCCCGCAGGCCGCACGCGTGCTGCGCCGGGGCGGACGCCTGGTGTTCAACGTGGCCAGCCCCTGGTTCGAGGCCTGTTACGACGAGGCCGCGAGCCGCGTCACCACGACGCTGCAGAAGGACTACTTCGGGCTGAGCGGCATCGCGGAAGGCGACGGCGCGACCAGCTATCAGCTCACCTACGGCGACTGGGTCAGGGTGCTGCGCGGCGCGGGTCTCGTCATAGACGACCTCATCGAGCCCCGGCCCGACCGCGGGACGACCAACGGCTACAACGAGACCGACCCGCCCGACTGGGCCCACCGCTGGCCGGCGGAGCTCCTCTGGGTGACGCGTAGACCGAGCACTACGGAGTGACGGCGAACGACGCCAGGATCGCCTCGACCAAGGACGCGTCGCCCTCCGTCTTGAGGGCGTCGCGGGCCGCCTCCGGGGTCGTGCGGCCGCAGGCGAGGCGGACGTAGGTCTCCCAGTCCAGGGCGATCGTCGCGGCGGGGCCGAGCGAGGGGGCGCCGTCGATCGTGCCCTTGCCCTCCGCGTCCACCCGCACCGTGCGCAGGAACTCGACGGGCCCGTGCACGTCGAAGACCACCGCCGAGTTCGCCGGCGCGCCCGCGTCCTTGGCGACGACCTTCGGCAGGATCGCGAGCAGCATGTCCCGGGTGACGTGCGCCCCGGGCGAGTCGAGATTGCCGGGCGTGCCCAGGGCGCGGCGCAGGTCCTGCTCGTGGACCCAGATGTCGAACGCCCGCCGCCGCATCGCGTACTCGAGCGTCTCCTCGACCCCGCGCGGCCCGCGCACGATCGTGCCGGGCTCCCGCGACTCGTTCCGCAGCTGCCGCGAGCGGCGGATGATCGTGTACTCCAGCTCCGAGACCATCTCCGGCGCCGTGTGGTGCCGGCGGACGTCGACCTGGATCTCCTGGTACCGCTGGCCCTCCGTCTGCACGTGGTAGAGGTCGCGGGGCAGCGTGTGGATCGGTCGCGGGTCGCCGAGCATCTCGCAGTCCACGCCGATGACGTGCGACACGATGTCCCGTACCGACCAGCCGGGGCAGGGCGTCGCCCGGTTCCACTCACCCTCCGCGAGCGGCGTGACCAACTCGGATATCGCTTCCACGGAGTGGGTCCAGGCATCGGCGTAGGACTGAAGGCTGGGGTGGAGACTCACGGAAGGGGACCCCTCGAGCGGTTGGTACGCGGGCGTATGGCTAGGCGGCGGCGGACGCTGTCGGTGCGGGTTCTGGGGGTCCGGGGGAATCCCCCGGACTGGCACAGTACGCTGCCCGAAGGCACCCCGGCAGCGCTTTCGTACGACGATCGTAGGCCGGTGTTGACGGCTCGAATGCCAGGACGGTGGTAGTGTGCGCGCCTCCCTCATCCAGATCGCGGTAAACGAGGACGAATCGGTCAACTCGCGGCGGGAGCGAGTGAGTTCCCTGGTCCGCGACCAGGCAGGTTCGGCCGATCTCGTCGTCCTTCCCGAGCTGTGGACGACCGGAGCCTTCGCCTACGAGCTGTTCGCCGCCGAGGCCGAACCCCTGGAGGGCCCCACCTTCGACGCCATGTCGAAGGCAGCCGCGGACGCGGGCGTCTGGCTGCACGCCGGCTCGATCCCCGAGCGCGACCCGGACGGTCCGCTCTACAACACCGCGCTCGTCTTCGCCCCCGACGGCACCCTCGCCGCCGCCTACCGCAAGATCCACCGCTTCGGCTTCGACAAGGGCGAGGCCGTCCTCATGAGCCCGGGCGACGAGCTGGTCACCGTACGGCTCCCGGAGACCGTGCTCGGCGTGACCACCTGCTACGACCTGCGCTTCCCCGAGCTGTACCGGGGCCTCGTCGACCGCGGCGCCGAGACCCTCCTCGTCTCCGCCGGCTGGCCCGAGCGGCGCCGCGCCCACTGGACCCTCCTCGCGCGGGCCCGCGCCGTCGAGAACCAGGCGTACGTCCTGGCCTGCGGCAGCGCCGGCACCCACGCGGGCGTCGAACAGGCGGGCCACAGCATCGTCGTCGACCCCTGGGGCGAGATCCTCGCCGAGGCGGGCGCCGGCGAGGAGGTGCTGCGCGTGGAGCTCGACCCCGCGAAGGTCGGCGCCACCCGCGAGCAGTTCCCGGCCCTCAAGGACCGCCTCCTCGGCCTGGACACCCCGCGCCGCCCCTGACCCCCGGGAGCACGCTCAGTCGAGGTCGCCGCGTTCCTTCTCCGCGAGATGGATCACGCACACGGCGACCGCGACGAGCAGCGCCGGATCGGCGTCCTCCCGCACCACGTTCACCCCGTACGTGTCCCGCACGCGCAGCCAGCGCCGCGAGATGTCCGCGAGCAGTTCGCCGTCGTACTCCACGGCGAACTCGCGGTCCAGGATCTTGCCGCTGACGTCGAGCTCGGTGCCGTCGACCAGCTCGACCCGGTAGTGGTTGCGCAGCAGCGACAGGCGTTTGCGGCGGATCTTCGCGAGCGGTTCGCCGTCGCGCTCGATCACCATCGTGTCCCGCAGCGCGAGCATCTTCTGGCGGATGTCGATCAGGACGCGTCCGTCGGGCCCCTTGAGCTCGAACGTGTCGCGCAGCCGCATCGCCTTTCCGTCGACGAGGAAGGCCTTGCGGCCCTGCTCGTCCTCGATCCAGTAGTCCTCGCCGACGGCGAAGAGCCGTTCCCGAACTTCGTAGCGCATACGCCCCAGCCTGCCCGCGCGCGGGCGGCCCGACCCCCGGGAGTGACCCGAACGGCCCAGCCCCGCGCGCGCCGCCCCCGCCCCCGCCGGTCTCCTTGACCCATGACCAGGGACGACGAACTCTCCGCGCTGCGCGCTCGGGTCGCCGAGCTGGAGGCGGCCGCCGGACGGCCCGCACGGCGGCGGGCGGGGCGGACGAAATCCACGTTCGCCGTCGTCCTGATCGTGCTCGCCGCCCTGCTCACCCCGCTCGGCGCCGTCGCCGTCTGGTCCGACGCGCTGATCGGTGACACCGACCGGTACGTCGACACGATGGCGCCGCTCGCCGAGGACCCCGACGTGCAGAACGCCGTCGCGGACCGGGTCACCACCGCCGTCATGAGCCGCATCGAGATCGCCGACCTGCTGGAGAACGTCGCCCCCGACGACCGGCCCGCGCTGGAGAAGGCGCTCGGCGCCGCGAGCGGGCCGATCACCGACGGGCTCACCTCGTTCGTGCACACGGTCGCCGACCGGTTCGTCACCAGCCCCGCCTTCGCCACCGTGTGGAAACAGCTCAACCGCACCGCCCACACCGCCGTCGACAAGGCGCTCACCGGCAGCGGCGGCGACGCCGTCAAGGTCGAGAACGGCATGGTCACCCTCGACCTCGCCCCCGTCGTCGAACAGGTCAAGAACGGCCTCGTCGACCGCGGGCTCGACGTCGCCGGGAAGATCCCCGAGATCCACACCGAGATCACCGTCATGGAGTCCACCGGCGGCCTCGCCAAGGCCCGCAAGGGCTTCCGGCTCCTCCAGCTCCTCTCCTGGGTGCTCCCGCTGCTCGTCCTCCTCCTGGCCGCCGCCGGTGTCCTGCTCGCCCGGCGCCGCCGCCGGGCCCTCGTCACCGCCGCCCTCGGCATCGCGGCCGGCGCGCTGGTGCTCGGGCTCGCCCTGTGGCTCGGCCGCGCCTACTACCTCGACGCCCTGCCCTCCAGCGTCTCCCGCCCCGCGGCGGAGTCCGTCTTCGACACCCTCGTCCGCTTCCTGCGCAGCGGCGTCCGCATGATCGCCGCCCTCGGCATCGTCATCGCCCTGGCCGCCTGGCTCAGCGGCCCCGGGCGCTGGGCGCGGGCCACCCGCGACGCCTGGTGCGGCGCGATCGGCTCGGTCCGCCGGTCCGTCACGGCCGGCACCTTCGGCCCGGTCGGGCCCTGGGTGCACCGCATGCGGACCTGGCTGAACTGGACCGTGGCGGCCGTCGCCGCCGCCGTCCTCATCGCCTGGAACTACCCGACCGGCGCGGTCGTCGCCTGGATCGCGTTCGTCGCCCTGTGCGCCCTCGCGATCATCGAGTTCCTCGACGTCCCGGAATTCCAGGACGCGGCCTCGCCCGCGTCCCTCCCGCCCGAGGGCCTCGCGCCGTAGACGCCATGGCCCGTCACGCCTCCCCGAGGGCCTTTACGCCGTAATCGCGGCAGACGCCTCCACAGGCGCCGCCCCGAACCGTCTCCGGTACGCCGAAGGGCTCAGCCCCGTCGCCCGCTTCAGGTGCGCCCGCAGGTTCGCCGCGCTCCCCAGACCGCTGTCCCGCGCCACCACGTCGAGCCGCAGCTCGCCCCGCTCGATCAGCCGGCAGGCCAGCGCGATCCGCTCCCCGAGCAGCCAGGCCAGCGGCGTCGTGCCCAGCTCCGCCCGGAAGCGGCGGTGCAGCGTCGCCGGACTCACCCCGGCGCGGGCCGCGAGCCCGGCCACGGTCAGCGGCTCGCCGAGCCGCTCCTGCGCCCAGACCAGCAGCGGCGCGAGCGAGGCGTCCGGCACCTGCGGCACCGGGCGCTCCACGAACTGGCGCTGCCCGCCGTCCCGGTGCGCGGCGAACACGAGCCGCCGCGACACCGCGTTCGCGATCTCCGCACCGTGGTCGCGGCGCACCAGGTGCAGCCCGAGATCGAGCGCGGAGGCGCTGCCGGACGAGGTCAGGATGTCCCCGTCGTCGACGAACAGCACGTCGGGTTCGAGCCGCACCCCGGGGAAGCGGCGGCGGAACGCGTCCGCCCACATCCAGTGACAGGCCGCCCGCCGCCCGTCCAGGAGCCCCGCCTCCGCGAGCGTGAACGCCCCGCTGCAGAACCCGACGAGCCGGGCCCCGCGCGCGTGCGCGGCCCGCAGCGCGTCCAGCACCTCGGCCCGCCGGGGCACCTCGGTGTCCGGCCGGTTCGGCACGATCACCGTGTCGGCGCTCTCCGTGGCCGACAGGTCGGCGACCCCGCTCAGCGTGAAGAACCCGTCCCGCATCACCGTGTCCGGCTGCGCCGCGCACAGCGCGAACGAGTAGAGGGCGCGCCCCAGTTCGGGCCGGCGCAGCCCGAACACCTCGATCGCGCACGCCAGCTCGAAGGGGTTGGAGCCCTCGTCGACGAGCGCGACCACCCGGTGCACACGGTCCGATTCAGAGTCCTGCGAGGATCCTTGCGGCATACGAGATTTCTAGCACTCACACCCGGTCCCGCGCCGCCCGCACGCTGGACACCATGAACCCCGTCACGCATCCCGCACTCCCGGAACCCGTCTCGCTCCCGCAGGCCCTGACCACCTTCGACGCCCTGTGGAGCCCGCGCATCGTCACGCAGGTCAACGACTACGACGTCCGGCTCGCCAAGGCGGAGGGCGAGCACGTGTGGCACGTCCACGAGCACACCGACGAGTTCTTCCTCGTCGTCGAGGGCGAACTGACCATCGCCCTGCGCGAGGACACCGGCGAACGCGCCGTCGTCCTGCCCCGCGGCTCCGTCTTCACCGTCCCCCGCGGCACCTGGCACAAGCCCCACGCCGCCCCCGGCACCGCGCTCCTCGTCCTGGAACCCACCGGAACCTCCTCGACGGGCGACGCCCACGACCCCGTACCGGCCCACGTGGACTCGACGACGGGGCACCCTGTCCAGGTGTGACCGTCTTCCGCGCAGGTGGCAAGCTTGAAGCATGAACGATGCCGCCCCGGTGCCCAGCCCCGCCCCCGCCCGCCGTGCCCGAGTCCGCGCTCCCGAACTGGTCGGCAAGGGCGGATGGATCAACACGGGCGGGAAGGAACTGACGCTCGCCGACTTCCGAGGGCGCACGTTGGTCCTCGATTTTTGGACCTTCTGCTGCGTGAACTGCCTGCACGTGCTCGATGAGCTGCGGGAGCTGGAGGAGAAGCACCGGGACACGCTCGTGATCGTCGGTGTGCACTCGCCGAAGTTCGTGCACGAGGCCGAGCACGCGGCGGTCGTCGACGCGGTCGAGCGGTACGGCGTGGAGCACCCGGTGCTCGACGACCCGGAGCTCGTGACCTGGAAGCAGTACGCGGTGCGGGCCTGGCCGACGCTCGTGGTGATCGACCCCGAGGGGTACGTCGTCGCGCAGCACGCCGGTGAGGGGCACGCGCACGCGATCGAGAAGCTGGTCGAGGAGCTGGAGGCCGAGCACGAGGTGAAGGGCACGCTGCGGCGCGGCGACGGGCCGTACGTGCCGCCGGAGCCGGTCGCCGGCGACCTGCGCTTCCCGGGCAAGGCGCTCGTGCTGCCGTCGGGGAACTTCCTGGTGTCGGACACGACCCGGCACCAGCTGGTCGAGCTGGCGGCGGACGGCGAGACCGTCGTGCGG
This window harbors:
- a CDS encoding GlxA family transcriptional regulator — its product is MPQGSSQDSESDRVHRVVALVDEGSNPFELACAIEVFGLRRPELGRALYSFALCAAQPDTVMRDGFFTLSGVADLSATESADTVIVPNRPDTEVPRRAEVLDALRAAHARGARLVGFCSGAFTLAEAGLLDGRRAACHWMWADAFRRRFPGVRLEPDVLFVDDGDILTSSGSASALDLGLHLVRRDHGAEIANAVSRRLVFAAHRDGGQRQFVERPVPQVPDASLAPLLVWAQERLGEPLTVAGLAARAGVSPATLHRRFRAELGTTPLAWLLGERIALACRLIERGELRLDVVARDSGLGSAANLRAHLKRATGLSPSAYRRRFGAAPVEASAAITA
- a CDS encoding cupin domain-containing protein; this encodes MNPVTHPALPEPVSLPQALTTFDALWSPRIVTQVNDYDVRLAKAEGEHVWHVHEHTDEFFLVVEGELTIALREDTGERAVVLPRGSVFTVPRGTWHKPHAAPGTALLVLEPTGTSSTGDAHDPVPAHVDSTTGHPVQV